The following proteins come from a genomic window of Zygotorulaspora mrakii chromosome 8, complete sequence:
- the MAM1 gene encoding Mam1p (similar to Saccharomyces cerevisiae MAM1 (YER106W); ancestral locus Anc_7.402) produces the protein MADKKGLKTRPQALGNVDTNRLRGKGNCYGRGRKRWTAEADRLRNKKQVQPKEEDTGESKVEADGELTQFLGDNIRDSEPVSLDRQRVEQLQEDLKTQESKSANSANKCDHYLCSIANRKKLPNFRLWFLFELEVSYSGTENLRDCYYSQIYRKLDPSWKLENVFHKQDDSKDITSFSLGQVIIPETSFSPEYPHRNSECVSVHTQYPQESSAKISASFLSSRNKREVFDQQCVNAQDILNEKRGVTPFVESNLAGTENCCSLEKKLGMMHGLDLPEMKGN, from the coding sequence ATGGCAGATAAGAAAGGTCTTAAAACGAGGCCACAGGCATTAGGTAATGTCGATACAAACAGACTGCGTGGTAAGGGAAACTGTTATGGGAGAGGTAGAAAGCGCTGGACGGCAGAAGCAGATCGCCTGAGGAATAAAAAACAAGTGCAGCCGAAGGAGGAAGATACAGGTGAGTCCAAGGTGGAAGCAGATGGTGAGCTTACCCAATTCCTGGGGGATAATATAAGGGACTCGGAGCCCGTCTCCCTGGATAGGCAGAGAGTTGAGCAGTTGCAGGAGGACTTGAAGACTCAAGAGTCAAAAAGTGCCAACAGTGCAAACAAATGTGATCATTATCTCTGTAGCATTGCTAACAGGAAAAAACTTCCCAATTTCAGATTGTGGTTCTTGTTTGAATTGGAGGTCAGTTATTCGGGAACCGAGAATTTGAGAGACTGCTACTATAGCCAGATTTACAGAAAACTAGATCCAAGCTGGAAATTAGAAAATGTGTTTCATAAACAAGATGATTCAAAGGATATCACTTCGTTTTCTCTGGGCCAAGTGATTATACcagaaacttctttttccccAGAATACCCCCATAGGAATAGTGAGTGCGTTTCGGTTCATACTCAATATCCGCAGGAGTCCTCAGCTAAAATATCTGCAAGTTTTTTATCTTCCAGAAACAAAAGAGAGGTATTCGACCAGCAGTGTGTGAACGCTCAGGATATACTCAACGAAAAACGAGGGGTGACACCATTCGTGGAGAGCAATTTAGCTGGTACTGAAAACTGTTGCTCcttagaaaaaaaattaggAATGATGCATGGCTTGGATTTACCCGAAATGAAAGGTAACTAG